One region of Armigeres subalbatus isolate Guangzhou_Male chromosome 3, GZ_Asu_2, whole genome shotgun sequence genomic DNA includes:
- the LOC134224098 gene encoding fasciclin-3-like: MNNLKHLALVPVLFYVSSAIDVITTPESVIATEGQRQLNLLCETPGNQPVDFCIVKVPGTKSPFASSERLPAPVQGITFFGEGWAKGSCGVTLETVKVDHEGTFECKISIAGKSYKGTIDIAVQGEAVAPEPPVIEVSSNVDGTDGEFDFGKPLTARCISRNGWPGAKLSWQLDGKPLSKELGAAFSATSKQRTTVQQFYRKAVAVEDKRLVCRAEHERYPNGFMETVLPITLRQTSRNANEIQADKLKESVVKPSPPELIVSSDVQTSKGAFKVGSDLVVECVSHDSRPAVTFVWFFDDHLLYEGLSTPFMTKDSQGLVTTQQVLRRVVKASDNNKSLICKARHPGGTSDTSLTIRTYG, translated from the exons ATGAATAATTTAAAACATTTAGCGCTAGTACCAGTCCTATTTT ATGTGAGCAGTGCTATCGATGTGATAACGACACCCGAGAGTGTGATCGCTACAGAGGGTCAGCGCCAGCTAAATTTACTTTGCGAAACACCGGGAAATCAGCCAGTTGATTTCTGTATAGTGAAGGTTCCCGGTACTAAGAGTCCTTTTGCTAGCAGTGAACGGCTACCAGCTCCGGTTCAGGGAATCACGTTTTTCGGCGAAGGCTGGGCCAAAGGATCCTGTGGAGTTACGTTGGAGACGGTGAAAGTGGATCAtgaaggaacatttgaatgtaAGATTTCAATCGCTGGGAAGAGCTACAAGGGTACGATCGACATCGCCGTGCAGGGAGAAG CGGTTGCTCCCGAACCACCGGTGATAGAAGTGAGTAGCAATGTGGATGGCACTGACGGAGAGTTTGATTTCGGAAAACCATTGACTGCTCGGTGTATCTCACGGAATGGATGGCCTGGTGCGAAGTTATCGTGGCAATTAGACGGAAAGCCGCTGTCAAAAGAATTAGGAGCTGCGTTCTCGGCTACTAGCAAGCAGAGGACAACCGTTCAGCAGTTCTACCGAAAAGCAGTGGCCGTGGAGGACAAGCGGTTGGTATGTAGAGCTGAACATGAGCGATACCCGAATGGGTTCATGGAGACTGTTCTACCCATCACACTGCGTCAAA CGAGCAGAAATGCTAACGAAATTCAGGCCGACAAATTGAAGGAATCTGTGGTAAAGCCATCGCCACCGGAGCTCATTGTTTCAAGTGATGTGCAAACCAGCAAAGGAGCATTTAAAGTTGGATCAGATTTAGTAGTCGAGTGCGTTTCTCACGATAGCAGACCTGCAGTCACTTTTGTTTGGTTCTTTG ATGACCACTTACTGTACGAAGGGTTATCGACTCCATTCATGACGAAAGACTCGCAGGGGCTTGTAACCACGCAGCAAGTGCTTAGGCGAGTAGTGAAAGCCAGCGATAACAACAAGTCGCTAATTTGCAAAGCGCGACATCCAGGTGGAACGAGCGACACAAGTCTCACGATCCGGACTTACGGTTGA